A genomic stretch from Chryseobacterium sp. SNU WT5 includes:
- a CDS encoding zinc metallopeptidase, giving the protein MYGYYVIIGISMLVSWLVSSRLKSKFAHYSQVHLRNGMSGKEVAEKMLRDNNINDVKVISVPGQLTDHYNPADKTVNLSEGVYMQRNAAAAAVAAHECGHAVQHAVGYSMLQLRSKLVPMVNISSRLMQFVLIAGIILMGATRTIENPNGNTTVLAIGVALFAVTTLFAFITLPVEYDASNRAMKWLKTTGTVTAEEYVGVKDSLTWAARTYVVAALGSLAQLLYWASLLMGRRD; this is encoded by the coding sequence ATGTACGGATATTATGTAATTATTGGAATTTCAATGCTGGTGAGTTGGTTGGTATCTTCTCGTTTAAAATCGAAGTTTGCGCACTACTCACAAGTTCATTTACGCAATGGAATGTCTGGTAAAGAGGTTGCTGAGAAAATGTTGCGAGATAACAATATTAATGATGTTAAAGTAATTTCCGTTCCTGGTCAATTAACCGACCATTATAATCCTGCAGATAAGACTGTTAATTTATCAGAAGGTGTTTATATGCAAAGAAATGCTGCAGCCGCTGCAGTAGCAGCTCACGAGTGTGGCCATGCTGTACAGCATGCAGTAGGGTATTCGATGTTACAACTTCGTTCAAAGTTAGTGCCTATGGTTAACATCAGTTCCAGACTAATGCAATTTGTATTAATAGCTGGTATTATTTTGATGGGAGCAACGCGTACTATTGAAAATCCTAATGGAAATACGACCGTTCTGGCGATTGGTGTTGCTTTATTCGCAGTCACCACTTTATTTGCTTTTATCACATTACCAGTCGAATATGACGCAAGTAATCGTGCGATGAAATGGTTGAAAACGACGGGTACGGTAACTGCAGAAGAGTATGTTGGAGTAAAAGATTCTTTGACATGGGCTGCTAGAACTTATGTGGTAGCTGCTTTAGGATCATTAGCACAATTGCTTTACTGGGCATCTTTGTTAATGGGTAGAAGAGATTAA
- a CDS encoding GTP cyclohydrolase, whose amino-acid sequence MSAISIIEVKNEKDLIKFIKFPMELYKTNENYVPPLINDEKNIWNPKENAALDFSEFKTYLAFQNEKVVGRIAVMINYKEVKELGINKVRFGWLDFIDDISVSKALIDKAKDFALEKEMTMIEGPMGFTNLDKAGLLTMGFDKIATMIGLYNYSYYSEHLEKLGLVKEKEWVEFELDFPEVLSEKVQKFSSLIAEKYKLRVLEFKNKKEILPYVRPMFKLLDETYKTLSTYTPISEEQILTYKEKYFNFIDKDYIVCIVDEHDELISFAITMPSYSKALQKANGKLFPFGWYHFLQAGKKNLRANFYLIGIHPDYQRRGVTSIIFKEIWKNFSKKGVKILETNPELEENKSVQVLWQDYNPVNHKRRRTYALDLTSQKK is encoded by the coding sequence ATGTCTGCCATTTCTATTATTGAAGTAAAAAACGAAAAGGATTTAATAAAATTCATCAAATTTCCGATGGAACTTTACAAAACTAATGAAAATTATGTTCCGCCCTTAATCAATGATGAAAAAAATATTTGGAACCCCAAAGAAAATGCCGCTTTAGACTTTTCGGAGTTCAAAACATATCTGGCTTTTCAAAATGAAAAAGTGGTTGGTAGAATTGCGGTAATGATTAATTACAAGGAAGTTAAAGAATTAGGAATTAATAAAGTACGATTCGGATGGCTCGATTTTATTGATGATATCTCTGTCTCAAAAGCACTTATTGATAAAGCTAAAGATTTTGCTCTCGAAAAAGAAATGACCATGATCGAAGGTCCGATGGGTTTTACCAACTTAGATAAGGCAGGCCTGCTCACAATGGGTTTTGATAAAATAGCCACCATGATAGGACTGTATAATTACTCTTACTATTCCGAGCATTTGGAAAAGTTAGGATTGGTAAAAGAAAAAGAATGGGTGGAATTTGAATTGGATTTCCCCGAAGTTTTATCAGAAAAGGTACAGAAATTTAGCAGTTTAATTGCAGAGAAATATAAGCTGCGGGTTTTAGAATTTAAAAATAAAAAGGAAATTCTTCCTTATGTGCGTCCTATGTTTAAGTTATTGGATGAAACCTATAAAACGCTATCAACTTACACCCCAATTTCAGAAGAGCAGATTCTTACCTACAAAGAGAAATATTTTAATTTTATAGATAAAGATTATATCGTTTGTATTGTCGATGAACATGATGAATTGATCTCTTTTGCGATTACAATGCCTTCTTATTCTAAAGCTTTACAGAAAGCAAATGGAAAATTATTTCCATTTGGATGGTACCATTTCTTACAGGCTGGAAAAAAGAATTTGCGGGCCAATTTTTATCTAATAGGTATTCATCCTGATTATCAAAGAAGAGGCGTTACTTCTATCATTTTTAAAGAAATCTGGAAAAATTTTAGTAAAAAAGGGGTAAAAATTCTAGAAACAAATCCAGAGTTAGAAGAAAACAAAAGCGTACAAGTTCTTTGGCAAGATTATAATCCGGTTAATCACAAGCGACGAAGAACCTACGCTTTGGATCTTACATCTCAAAAAAAATGA